A genome region from Erythrolamprus reginae isolate rEryReg1 chromosome 4, rEryReg1.hap1, whole genome shotgun sequence includes the following:
- the ICOSLG gene encoding ICOS ligand, translated as MVGPRERFGLLVLFLWIWRSDETEVIGIIGSSIELQCRYPEEESLNYNRNRILWQIKDKFSCFVAGYFPNQNLEEDQCEEFKWRTLLNEPKQGSASLQLSNITIADECIYLCIIQKNINGWFNLIHNESISLKVAANYSKPVITGPVQLGEEIMFMCNSSHGYPEQRLYWINEMDNSTMNITVQFTKEFDGTFSVFSTVKVKVAPDIKLRCTIEHKQLHQNITTTYDSTNSPGIKNPTNSPIYKYHERAAAFSVPIAVLLPFIACISWKTYKHSRRTTYTAPVEVVNFQFAPGNKSDDTVAQP; from the exons ttttggaCTCTTGGTCTTGTTTCTTTGGATTTGGAGATCTG aTGAAACAGAAGTGATTGGCATAATAGGAAGCAGTATTGAATTGCAATGCCGTTATCCAGAAGAAGAATCCTTAAACTACAATAGGAATCGAATATTGTGGCAAATAAAAGACAAGTTTTCATGCTTTGTAGCTGGCTATTTTCCTAATCAAAATTTGGAAGAGGACCAGTGTGAAGAATTCAAATGGCGGACTCTGTTAAATGAGCCAAAACAGGGCAGTGCTTCTTTGCAGCTGTCAAACATCACGATAGCAGATGAATGTATCTATCTGTGCATAatacagaaaaatataaatggatgGTTTAACCTCATTCATAATGAATCCATATCGCTCAAAGTGGCAG caaATTACAGCAAACCAGTAATAACAGGTCCCGTGCAGCTCGGAGAAGAAATAATGTTTATGTGCAATTCAAGCCATGGCTATCCAGAACAAAGGCtttattggataaatgaaatggaCAACAGCACCATGAACATAACTGTGCAGTTCACCAAAGAGTTTGATGGGACTTTCAGTGTATTCAGTACAGTGAAGGTGAAAGTAGCTCCTGATATAAAGTTAAGGTGTACAATTGAACATAAGCAACTGCATCAAAATATTACTACCACAT ATGATTCAACAAACAGCCCTGGAATAAAGAATCCAACAAATAGCCCTATATACAAATACCATGAAAGAGCTGCAGCCTTCAGTGTTCCTATTGCTGTTCTCCTACCTTTTATTGCATGCATAAGCTGGAAAACATATAAGCATTCTCGTCGAACAACATATACTG CTCCTGTGGAAGTGGTAAATTTCCAATTTGCTCCTGGGAACAAATCAGATGACACTGTAGCCCAACCTTGA